In the Drosophila takahashii strain IR98-3 E-12201 chromosome 3R, DtakHiC1v2, whole genome shotgun sequence genome, one interval contains:
- the Taf1 gene encoding transcription initiation factor TFIID subunit 1 isoform X5 — protein sequence MEMEMESDNSDDEGSIGNGLDLTGILFGNIDSEGRLLEDDEGEGRGGGGFDAELRENIGSLSKLGLDSMLLEVIDRKEAEPLSEDEDEEKSEASASGGLSAFDALKAGVKSDEKEDGAVRAQEDAIDYSDITELSEDCPRTPPEDSTSYDDLEDAIPASKVEAKLTKDDKELMPPPSAPMRSGSGSGTDEPAKPSDASSPGGDSKSADAKDADRKLDTPLADILPSKYQNVDVRELFPDFRPQKVLRFSRLFGPGKPTSLPQIWRHVRKRRRKRNQSRDQKLTNTGGSDSPSDTEEPRKRGFSLHYASEPTPAECMSDDEDKLLGDFNSEDVRPEGPENGENCDQKPKVADWRYGPAQIWYDMLEVPDSGEGFNYGFKTKTAASSSQPQIKDERRVNSPEADGEEPSIADDAFLMVSQLHWEDDVVWDGNDIKAKVLQKLNSKTNAAGWLPSSGSRTAGAFSQPGKTSLPVGNSSGSSKQGSAASSKKAQQNAQAKPAEAPDDTWYSLFPVENEELIYHKWEDEVIWDAQQMSKVPKPKVLTLDPNDENIILGIPDDIDPSKINKSTGPPPKIKIPHPHVKKSKILLGKAGVINVLAEDTPPPPPKSPDRDPFNISNDTYYTPKTEPTLRLKVGGGNLIQHSTPVVELRAPFVPTHMGPMKLRSFHRPPLKKYSHGPMAQVSPHPVFPLLKTIAKKAKQREVERIASGGGDVFFMRNPEDLSGRDGDIVLAEFCEEHPPLMNQVGMCSKIKNYYKRKAEKDSGPQDYVYGEVAFAHTSPFLGILHPGQCIQAIENNMYRAPIYPHKMAHNDFLVIRTRNSYWIRSVNSIFTVGQECPLYEVPGPNSKRANNFTRDFLQVFIYRLFWKSRDNPRRIRMDDIKQAFPAHSESSIRKRLKQCADFKRTGMDSNWWVIKPEFRLPSEEEIRAMVSPEQCCAYFSMIAAEQRLKDAGYGEKFLFAPQEDDDEEAQLKLDDEVKVAPWNTTRAYIQAMRGKCLLQLSGPADPTGCGEGFSYVRVPNKPTQTKEEQESQPKRSVTGTDADLRRLPLQRAKELLRQFKVPEEEIKKLSRWEVIDVVRTLSTEKAKAGEEGMDKFSRGNRFSIAEHQERYKEECQRIFDLQNRVLASSEVLSTDEAESSASEESDLEELGKNLENMLSNKKTSTQLSREREELERQELLRQLDEEHGGPVGSGGAKGAKGKEEAGQQLLASSNQGRILRITRTFRGNDGKEYTRVETVRRQPVIDAYIKIRTTKDEQFIKQFATLDEQQKEEMKREKRRIQEQLRRIKRNQERERLAQLAQNQKLQPGGMPTSLGDPKSSGGHSHKERDSGYKEVSPSRKKFKLKPDLKLKCGACGQVGHMRTNKACPLYTGMQSSLSQSNPSLADDLDEQSEKEMAMDDDDLVNVDGTKVTLSSKVLKRHGGDDGKRRSGSSSGLTLKVPRDAMGKKKRRVGGDLHCDYLQRHNKTANRRRTDPVVVLSSILEIIHNELRSMPDVSPFLFPVSAKKVPDYYRVVTKPMDLQTMREYIRQRRYTSREMFLEDLKQIVDNSLIYNGAQSAYTVAAQRMFTSCFELLAEREDKLMRLEKAINPLLDDDDQVALSFIFDKLHTQIKQLTESWPFLKPVNKKQVKDYYTVIKRPMDLETIGKNIETHRYHSRAEYLADIELIATNCEQYNGSDTRYTKFAKKILEYAQTQLEGFSDHCAQLENNISKTQERARENAPEFDEAWGNDDYNFDRGSRASSPGDDYIDVEGNVGHATSSNSIHRSMGAEMGGSHTASSSRKPPPPGPGEVKRGRGRPRKQRDPVEEVKSQNPVKRGRGRPRKDSLASNMSQTQAYFLDEDLQCSTDDEDDDEEEDFQEVSEDENNAASILDQGERIHAPAEGMDGMFDPKNIKTEIDIEAQQMADESMDVDPNYDPSDFLAMHKPRQNLGEPSSLQGAFTNFLSHVQDDNGPYNAAEASTSAAAASAMGMSLPSQEDDSMAMQMPPEMPSNTINNGMGIDDDLDISESDEEDDGSRVRIKKEVFDEGDYALQHHQQMGQQSQSQIYLVDSSNEPTNLDYQQPPQLDFQQVQGMEQLQHQVMQQQMPPLQPEQLQQQQTPQGDNDYAWTF from the exons ATGGAAATGGAGATGGAATCCGACAACAGTGACGACGAGGGATCGATTGGCAATGGATTGGACTTGACCGGCATTCTTTTCGGCAACATCGACTCCGAGGGCAGATTGCTGGAAGACGACGAGGGCGAGGGACGCGGGGGCGGCGGATTCGATGCGGAGCTCCGGGAGAACATTGGATCCCTTTCCAA ACTGGGTCTGGATTCAATGCTTCTCGAGGTAATTGACCGCAAGGAGGCCGAGCCCTTGTCGGAGGACGAAGACGAGGAGAAGTCGGAGGCCAGCGCCAGCGGAGGTCTGAGTGCCTTCGATGCTCTCAAGGCAGGCGTAAAAAGTGACGAGAAGGAGGATGGTGCCGTAAGAGCCCAGGAGGATGCTATAGACTACTCGGATATTACCGAGTTATCCGAGGATTGTCCCCGCACACCGCCGGAAGACTCAACGTCATACGATGACTTAGAGGACGCCATTCCCGCTTCCAAGGTGGAGGCCAAGCTGA CCAAAGACGACAAGGAACTGATGCCTCCACCCAGTGCTCCCATGCGATCGGGTTCTGGCAGCGGCACTGATGAGCCGGCCAAACCAAGTGACGCCTCCAGTCCCGGCGGCGACTCCAAGTCCGCCGATGCCAAAG ATGCGGACCGCAAACTGGACACACCGCTGGCAGACATTCTGCCCTCCAAGTACCAGAACGTGGATGTGCGCGAGCTCTTTCCCGACTTTCGACCCCAAAAGGTGCTGCGCTTCTCGCGCCTCTTCGGACCGGGTAAACCCACTAGTCTGCCCCAGATCTGGCGCCACGTGCGCAAACGCCGCCGCAAGCGCAATCAGTCCAGGGATCAGAAG CTAACCAACACCGGTGGCTCCGACTCCCCAAGCGACACAGAGGAGCCTCGCAAGCGTGGCTTCAGCCTGCACTATGCATCGGAGCCAACGCCGGCGGAGTGCATGTCCGACGACGAGGACAAGCTGCTGGGCGACTTCAACAGCGAGGACGTGCGTCCTGAGGGACCGGAAAACGGAGAGAACTGCGACCAGAAGCCCAAGGTGGCCGACTGGCGTTACGGGCCGGCACAGATTTGGTACGACATGTTGGAAGTGCCCGATTCCGGCGAGGGATTCAACTACGGCTTTAAGACAAAGACGGCAGCCTCCTCGTCTCAGCCGCAGATCAAGGATGAGCGGCGTGTAAACAGTCCAGAGGCAGACGGCGAGGAGCCAAGCATTGCGGATGACGCCTTTCTAATGGTCTCACAGCTGCACTGGGAGGACGACGTGGTCTGGGATGGCAACGACATCAAGGCGAAGGTGCTGCAGAAGCTGAACTCAAAGACAAATGCAGCTGGATGGTTGCCCTCCAGCGGATCAAGAACTGCCGGCGCCTTCAGCCAGCCTGGAAAAACGTCCCTGCCGGTGGGAAACAGCAGTGGCAGTTCCAAGCAGGGCTCGGCAGCATCTAGCAAAAAGGCCCAGCAAAA TGCTCAAGCAAAGCCAGCAGAGGCCCCCGATGACACCTGGTACAGTCTGTTCCCGGTGGAGAACGAGGAGCTAATATACCACAAGTGGGAGGACGAGGTGATCTGGGATGCACAGCAAATGAGCAAGGTGCCCAAGCCGAAGGTACTCACATTGGATCCCAATGACGAGAACATCATCCTGGGCATTCCCGACGACATCGATCCCTCCAAGATCAACAAGAGCACGGGTCCCCCGCCAAAGATCAAGATACCGCATCCCCACGTGAAGAAGTCCAAGATCCTGTTGGGCAAGGCGGGCGTAATCAATGTGTTGGCGGAGGACACTCCGCCGCCACCACCCAAAAGTCCCGATCGTGACCCCTTCAACATTTCCAATGACAC GTATTATACACCCAAGACAGAACCGACACTGCGCCTGAAGGTGGGTGGCGGAAATCTCATCCAGCACTCGACTCCGGTGGTAGAGCTGCGAGCTCCGTTCGTACCTACGCACATGGGCCCGATGAAGCTTCGCTCCTTCCATCGCCCGCCACTCAAGAAGTACTCGCACGGACCGATGGCCCAAGTTTCGCCCCACCCCGTCTTCCCACTGCTTAAGACCATTGCGAAGAAGGCCAAGCAGCGCGAGGTGGAGCGCATCGCCTCCGGTGGCGGAGACGTCTTCTTTATGCGCAACCCGGAGGATCTGAGCGGCAGGGATGGAGACATCGTGCTGGCCGAGTTCTGTGAGGAGCACCCGCCGCTGATGAACCAGGTGGGCATGTGCTCCAAGATCAAGAACTACTACAAGCGCAAAGCGGAGAAGGACAGTGGGCCGCAGGATTATGTCTACGGAGAAGTCGCCTTTGCGCACACCAGTCCCTTCCTGGGCATCCTGCATCCCGGCCAGTGCATCCAAGCGATTGAGAACAATATGTACAGAGCGCCCATTTATCCGCACAAGATGGCCCACAACGATTTCCTCGTTATTCGCACCCGGAACAGCTACTGGATCCGATCGGTGAACTCCATCTTCACAGTGGGACAGGAGTGTCCGCTGTACGAGGTTCCGGGTCCGAACTCCAAGCGCGCCAACAACTTCACTCGCGACTTCCTGCAG GTCTTTATTTACCGCCTGTTCTGGAAGAGTCGTGACAATCCGCGCCGCATCCGAATGGACGATATAAAACAGGCTTTCCCCGCCCATTCAGAGAGCAGCATCCGCAAGCGGCTGAAGCAGTGCGCCGATTTTAAGCGCACGGGCATGGACTCCAATTGGTGGGTTATCAAGCCCGAGTTTCGCCTTCCCTCCGAGGAAGAGATCCGAGCCATGGTCTCACCCGAGCAGTGCTGCGCCTACTTTAGCATGATTGCGGCAGAACAGCGCCTAAAG GATGCTGGCTATGGAGAGAAGTTTTTGTTCGCCCCGCAGGAAGATGACGACGAGGAGGCGCAACTGAAACTCGACGACGAAGTAAAAGTGGCTCCGTGGAACACAACTCGCGCATATATCCAGGCCATGCGTGGAAAGTGCCTGCTCCAGCTGAGTGGTCCCGCTGATCCCACGGGATGTGGTGAAGGATTCTCCTACGTTCGAGTGCCAAACAAGCCAACG cAAACCAAGGAGGAACAGGAATCGCAGCCAAAGCGGTCAGTTACCGGAACGGATGCCGATCTGCGTAGGCTGCCACTCCAGCGAGCCAAGGAGCTTCTGCGACAGTTCAAGGTGCCCGAGGAGGAGATCAAGAAGCTCTCCCGATGGGAGGTCATTGACGTGGTGCGCACCCTGTCCACGGAGAAAGCGAAGGCCGGCGAGGAGGGAATGGATAAGTTCTCCCGTGGCAATCGCTTCTCCATCGCTGAGCACCAGGAGCGATATAAGGAAGAATGCCAGCGCATTTTCGATCTGCAGAACCGAGTACTCGCCAGCTCCGAGGTGCTGTCCACCGACGAGGCGGAGTCCTCGGCCTCCGAGGAATCTGACCTCGAAGAACTGGGCAAGAACCTGGAGAACATGCTGTCAAACAAGAAGACGTCCACGCAGCTGTCAAGGGAACGTGAGGAATTGGAGCGCCAGGAGTTGCTGCGACAGCTGGACGAAGAGCACGGCGGGCCAGTTGGCAGTGGAGGCGCCAAGGGAGCTAAAGGCAAGGAGGAGGCCGGGCAGCAGTTGCTGGCCAGCAGTAATCAAGGCCGCATTCTTCGCATCACACGTACCTTCAGAGGAAACGATGGCAAGGAGTACACCCGCGTGGAGACTGTGCGCCGGCAGCCGGTGATCGATGCCTACATTAAGATTCGCACCACGAAGGACGAGCAGTTCATCAAGCAGTTCGCCACGCTGGACGAGCAGCAAAAGGAGGAGATGAAGCGCGAGAAGAGGCGCATCCAGGAGCAGCTGCGTCGCATCAAGCGCAACCAGGAGCGCGAACGCCTAGCGCAGCTCGCGCAAAACCAGAAGCTGCAGCCAGGTGGCATGCCCACGTCCTTGGGCGATCCCAAGAGCTCGGGCGGTCACTCGCACAAGGAACGGGACAGCGGCTACAAGGAGGTCAGTCCGTCGCGCAAGAAGTTCAAGCTAAAGCCGGACCTGAAGCTCAAGTGCGGCGCCTGTGGGCAGGTGGGTCACATGCGAACAAACAAGGCCTGTCCCCTGTACACCGGCATGCAGAGCAGTCTGTCCCAGTCTAATCCTTCCCTGGCTGACGATTTGGACGAGCAGAGCGAGAAGGAGATGGCCATGGATGACGACGATCTGGTGAATGTCGACGGAACCAAGGTGACGCTGAGCAGCAAGGTGCTCAAACGGCATGGTGGCGATGACGGCAAGCGGCGCAGTGGCTCCAGCTCTGGTCTCACCTTGAAGGTGCCCCGCGATGCGATGGGCAAGAAGAAACGCAGAGTGGGTGGCGATCTCCATTGTGACTACCTTCAGCGACACAACAAGACAGCCAACCGAAGGCGCACAGATCCTGTGGTGGTGCTGTCCTCCATCCTTGAGATCATCCACAACGAACTGCGTTCCATGCCGGATGTATCGCCATTCCTGTTCCCGGTGAGTGCCAAAAAGGTGCCCGACTACTACCGCGTGGTCACCAAGCCCATGGATCTGCAGACGATGAGGGAGTATATTCGGCAGAGGCGCTACACAAGTCGCGAGATGTTCCTAGAGGATCTTAAGCAGATTGTGGACAACTCGCTCATCTACAATGGAGCGCAAAGTGCCTACACTGTGGCCGCCCAACGCATGTTCACCAGCTGCTTCGAGCTGCTCGCCGAGCGAGAGGATAAGCTGATGCGCCTCGAAAAGGCCATAAACCCGCTCCTGGACGACGACGATCAGGTGGCTCTCTCCTTCATCTTCGACAAGCTGCACACGCAGATTAAGCAGCTGACCGAAAGCTGGCCGTTCCTTAAGCCGGTCAACAAGAAACAGGTCAAGGACTACTACACGGTCATCAAGCGACCCATGGACCTCGAAACTATTGGCAAAAACATTGAAA CTCATCGCTATCACAGCCGAGCCGAATATCTGGCTGATATCGAGTTGATAGCCACCAATTGCGAACAATACAACGGCAGCGATACCCGCTACACCAAGTTCGCCAAGAAGATACTGGAATACGCGCAAACACAGCTAGAAGGG TTCTCGGACCACTGCGCCCAGTTAGAGAATAACATATCCAAGACGCAGGAGCGTGCTAGGGAGAATGCACCAGAGTTCGATGAAGCCTGGGGCAATGATGACTACAACTTTGACCGCGGCAGTCGGGCTAGCTCACCGGGAGATGATTACATCGATGTGGAGGGCAATGTGGGGCATGCGACTTCATCGAACTCCATCCATCGCAGCATGGGAGCTGAGATGGGTGGGTCCCACACCGCGTCGTCCTCGCGGAAGCCTCCACCTCCAGGCCCTGGTGAGGTAAAGCGCGGAAGGGGAAGACCCCGCAAGCAGCGCGATCCCGTGGAGGAGG TCAAATCCCAGAATCCGGTTAAGCGTGGTCGGGGGCGTCCGAGGAAGGACAGCCTTGCCTCAAACATGAGTCAGACGCAAGCTTACTTCCTGGATGAAG ATCTGCAATGTTCCACGGATGATGAGGATgatgacgaggaggaggacttCCAAGAGGTCTCCGAGGACGAGAACAATGCGGCCAGCATTTTGGATCAGGGCGAACGCATCCACGCGCCCGCCGAAGGCATGGATGGAATGTTCGATCCCAAAAATATTAAGACGGAGATCGACATCGAGGCCCAGCAAATGGCAG ACGAGTCCATGGATGTGGACCCCAACTACGATCCCTCCGACTTCCTGGCCATGCACAAGCCTCGCCAGAATCTCGGCGAGCCCAGCAGCTTGCAGGGCGCCTTCACCAATTTCCTCTCCCATGTTCAGGATGACAATGGACCGTATAATGCCGCCGAAGCCAGCACAAGTGCCGCTGCCGCTTCGGCTATGGGTATGAGTCTTCCGTCTCAGGAGGATGATTCCATGGCCATGCAAATGCCGCCCGAAATGCCTTCCAATACGATAAACAACGGCATGGGCATCGACGATGATCTGGATATTTCGGAGAGCGATGAGGAGGACGATGGTTCCCGAGTGCGCATCAAAAAAGAGGTCTTCGATGAGGGAGACTACGCCTtgcagcaccaccagcagatGGGGCAGCAATCGCAGTCGCAGATCTACCTGGTGGATTCGTCCAACGAGCCCACAAACCTAGACTACCAGCAGCCACCGCAGCTGGACTTTCAGCAAGTGCAGGGCATGGAGCAGTTGCAGCACCAAGTGATGCAGCAGCAAATGCCCCCACTGCAACCGgaacaactgcagcagcaacagacgCCGCAAGGAGACAATGATTATGCCTGGACATTTTAG